CCACATTTCTTTTACACATTGCTGCAATGTCCGGCTCGTGTGTCACTATCAAAATAGTTTTTCCTTCATCATTTATCCCTTGAATCAACTCCATAACCTCATAAGAAGTTTTGGTGTCTAATGCTCCGGTAGGCTCATCAGCCAATAATACTTTGGGATTAGAAGCTAATGCTCTTGCAATGGCAACGCGTTGTTTTTGTCCTCCTGAAAGTTCATTTGGCAAATGATGGGAATGTGAAGACAACCCAACTTTCTCCAAAAAATTCATCGCAATTTCGTTGCGTTCTTTCCTTTTTATCCCTTGATAATACAATGGCATTGCCACATTATCCAAAGCACTTTTGTAATTAATCAAATTGAAAGATTGAAAGACAAAACCCAAAAATTGATTTCTATATTTGGAAGCAATGGTTTCATTTAGGTTTTTAATGGGCACATTATCCAAAATATAATTGCCGGAATCCGCTTCATC
This region of Flavobacterium lacustre genomic DNA includes:
- a CDS encoding ABC transporter ATP-binding protein, whose amino-acid sequence is MIEIKDLHKSYKMGSSELHVLKGINFNIKEGELVAIMGSSGSGKSTLLNILGILDEADSGNYILDNVPIKNLNETIASKYRNQFLGFVFQSFNLINYKSALDNVAMPLYYQGIKRKERNEIAMNFLEKVGLSSHSHHLPNELSGGQKQRVAIARALASNPKVLLADEPTGALDTKTSYEVMELIQGINDEGKTILIVTHEPDIAAMCKRNVVLKDGLIIDDKLVEQVRASAYV